In Vespula vulgaris chromosome 19, iyVesVulg1.1, whole genome shotgun sequence, a single genomic region encodes these proteins:
- the LOC127070886 gene encoding uncharacterized protein LOC127070886 codes for MLRSSLLVLVFLFLRLETTKCQSVEGMLEKVNKALNITAKSLQRRSPDSMESASIWQEYEFGTNAGNREEVVVTDISIEEDSRLARNEFNWIVLENNGINYLACSKETTFLLYTLDIKENATTRRFNEFDIEGRVSTFTLVNVEATRSHGAENDIVAVLCVEIKGVTSLRWYRVSKQRLILFWVWDIQQPAKDIRFVRHEGQNKLLLLFNRDHYGTSVSLINVYGFGLDFVEKDYDVWLIQRIQASSTLDMQICKVYERTVLVLGGINEVSLYEHKGNDYVHGMFEYWQTIKSNDLNNFVCFESGHMQYLATSGRESALFHFSDNEFQYNSETEDFFNAFSEIAWIEDVRIETYRDESLLLVQLKNSTVRALAWQGDRFQEISLPNFLLDKFDLSTVTSIPGYGFVSGNRFVKIDTKLNELPSPVEDKIAGMIKAKTLLEELLNKQEKIIDEIDEKFDLLDRIDYTGIELFNASKIITTNLTIEKDVFYTIGLDSKNLTSEDILTNVTRIKISLNDLTEKCQTLESDLEGALDLNSTDIDLAGDLDISGDLRIDGNLYVEQFSTSSIDDLPISEILQNYLSDRSDDVVDGEKSFSNIEARNLIVRRINDIPIERIMFEGSIVDRSNIDFSKINDATIDGHLTFSKINNIDWERIVWKNKLAFIPERTVINGKIEAADFNVRTLNDLSYPYDYVLEEGPVPVDVTGTKNFDRLTVDRLTHVFSINNVGINEFVTLEDDHVFQEEITFHNITVLGPFTINGKISGFNASRLEQEPLINETRSVSSNIIFYDLIVLGDVRLEDSINGKYWSDFDDLLSKNDSKVEIVGTKTFTGNVAIDGSIYIASDAINGHSVEEFVTLDTDQVFSNLKEISENATFDNVTYEYTKKVRRILEENTWENSNCLNKTIVFENTLIVDDLSFDILNNDIARDMFEQKLNQTFRNISFNNLRANELNIREISPKLMNDVNLSDFMKFAVTRSTTQNLTGNYTFDRLEVEELEIDRLNGISMKGWNDLIDRLHRSYRQIFDGNATLESLAVKGMIHAPSVNGISLDKMYDPETMGTVIFENDLYVENLTVHGLINDFNFTELVKNAALKTDEEIIVNGLKEFENVSCTYLEIKSFNGRSVENLLDPYKDQDLAGPVVVNGTVSVAGNFDATGKMNEVHFRDLINRVRKLDDETFELKSNVRFDNSIEMIDLTIDGTIDGTNFNEFNKSVVFKKEDNVTLSGAKRFKGSLTFNESFLIVEEALNDIDLKEFYEKAIFIDEPFTINSSVLFQEDIVVEKNLEVLETLDVKTIGGIDVEGLKDIVAHLDRPFFFPAAMTFENVNFNCDINVKLWNDVDMDSIIPLATDQTMSSGFVRAFDVAVERIDVRRKINGYSLNEIYTDTFMKIGDQNITGNLTFLGKVLMRHDFNPRLMNHANPKQILLLNTNDTVIGNFEFEKPVVLNGSLRVLGRFNEIDLIGWHATAVTTDYLTEQLVSGKWKVRGDVYLRESVKNGGRLNGFDSSELADTLIRNCLAMEASLTESTTKLPNLCKSALSMQHYAETQIYKFDAFEYLQVIDVEDRILSVHYFEIEDLDILLMSYETCRLDAFQFTGRKFKSIASIPDFGHVDNWITLNHNDSFYFLVMGKQSCGKNSTNLWKLDNDRFVHVCQFDDVKDAKKLNNDTFLLLFVDRLESRTIQQLYNNESFRSDPNYYLSIEEDQRLKFVSNTDRILLNNRHTIYELDKDLKNYTFSNNSMASKEIFAIEVGIFEKGAFLHYDQSVTRDHIFVSDDDFNRMKILQIIPTNDPTSFSIINFEGLVETLLIFIENNRSLKIYEYKGIQGFVYRDNIKIQAEKISKLKIRKYNDMAKRHCLAVINKNRLTILEAKMHGERLDMPKTSCVIP; via the exons ATGCTTCGTTCGTCGTTACTAgttctcgtctttctttttctccgattAGAAACGACAAAATGTCAAAGCGTCGAAGGGATGttagaaaaagtaaacaaagcGTTAAATATTACCGCGAAATCTTTGCAACGTCGTTCGCCAGATTCCATGGAAAGCGCTTCGATTTGGCAGGAATATGAATTTGGAACGAACGCTGGAAATCGAGAAG AAGTCGTAGTAACGGACATCTCGATCGAAGAGGACTCAAGATTAGCAAGGAATGAATTTAATTGGATAGTACTTGAAAACAatggaattaattatttagcTTGTTCGAAGGAAACGACCTTTCTGTTGTATACCCTCGATATCAAGGAGAACGCAACGACGAGACGTTTCAACGAATTCGATATAGAGGGTCGTGTGTCGACGTTTACGTTGGTCAATGTAGAAGCTACGAGATCGCACGGTGCAGAGAACGACATCGTCGCCGTTTTATGCGTTGAAATTAAAGGGGTCACGAGTTTGCGATGGTACCGAGTTTCGAAGCAACGTTTGATATTGTTCTGGGTCTGGGATATACAACAACCAGCGAAAGATATACGGTTCGTCAGACACGAGGGTCAAAATAAATTACTACTGCTATTCAACAGAGACCATTACGGGACATCCGTCTCGTTGATCAACGTATACGGTTTCGGCCTTGATTTTGTCGAAAAGGACTACGACGTATG GTTGATCCAAAGGATACAGGCCTCCTCGACGCTCGACATGCAGATATGTAAGGTATACGAGCGCACTGTACTCGTTCTCGGTGGCATAAACGAAGTTTCACTTTACGAGCACAAAGGGAACGATTACGTTCATGGAATGTTCGAATATTGGCAAACGattaaatcgaacgatttaaataatttcgtttgcTTCGAGAGCGGTCACATGCAATATTTGGCTACGTCCGGACGAGAATCTgcgttatttcatttttcggACAAcgaatttcaatataattcgGAGACCGAGGACTTTTTCAACG CTTTTTCAGAGATTGCCTGGATCGAGGACGTTCGCATCGAAACTTACAGGGACGAGTCGTTGCTGTTGGTACAATTGAAAAATTCCACGGTCCGTGCTTTGGCTTGGCAGGGTGATCGATTTCAAGAAATATCCTTACCCAATTTTCTCCTCGATAAGTTCGATCTTTCGACGGTGACGAGTATTCCCGGATATGGATTCGTATCCGGAAATCGTTTTGTCAAGATCGATACGAAGTTGAACGAACTTCCCAGTCCTGTCGAAGATAAAATTGCAGGAATGATAAAGGCAAAGACGTTGCTAGAA GAACTATTGAACAAACAGGAAAAGATCATCGACGAGATCGACGAAAAATTCGATCTACTCGATCGCATAGACTACACGGGAATCGAGTTGTTCAACGCGTCCAAGATAATAACAACGAATTTAACCATAGAAAAGGACGTATTTTATACGATCGGTTTGGACTCGAAAAATTTGACGTCCGAGGACATATTAACGAACGTGACTCGGATAAAGATATCCTTAAACGATCTAACGGAAAAATGTCAAACCTTGGAGTCGGATCTGGAAGGTGCGCTCGATCTAAACTCAACCGATATCGATCTAGCCGGTGATCTAGATATCTCCGGTGATCTACGAATCGACGGGAACCTCTACGTCGAACAATTTTCAACGAGTTCGATCGACGATCTGCCGATATccgaaatattacaaaattacctGAGCGATCGATCCGATGACGTCGTCGAcggagaaaaatctttttctaatatcgaAGCAAGAAATTTGATCGTTCGACGGATCAATGATATACCGATAGAGCGAATCATGTTCGAAGGATCCATAGTCGATCGTTCGAACATCGATTTTTCCAAGATCAACGACGCAACGATCGATGGACACTTGACTTTCTccaagataaataatatcgactGGGAACGTATTGTCTGGAAAAATAAATTGGCTTTTATACCGGAAAGAACTGTAATCAACGGG AAAATCGAAGCTGCCGACTTCAACGTGAGGACGTTGAACGATCTAAGTTATCCTTACGATTACGTGCTAGAGGAAGGCCCCGTCCCTGTCGACGTTACCGGAACAAAGAACTTTGATCGACTGACCGTCGACAGGTTAACCCATGTTTTCAGTATAAACAACGTTGGTATAAACGAGTTCGTTACGCTCGAGGACGATCATGTTTTCCAGGAGGAAATCACTTTTCACAACATCACCGTTCTCGGACCTTTCACG ATCAACGGTAAAATAAGTGGATTTAACGCGTCTCGACTCGAACAAGAACCATTGATCAACGAGACTCGAAGCGTATCTtcgaacattattttttacgatttaatcgTCTTGGGAGATGTTCGTTTGGAGGATTCGATAAACGGCAAATATTGGTCAGACTTTGACGACCTTTTATCGAAGAACGATTCCAAGGTCGAGATCGTTGGAACGAAGACGTTCACGGGCAACGTtgcgatcgatggatcgatctaTATCGCGTCTGACGCGATCAATGGACATTCCGTCGAAGAATTCGTAACTTTGGATACCGATCAAGTCTTTTCAA ATTTGAAGGAAATTTCGGAGAACGCAACCTTCGATAACGTCACTTACGAATAcacaaaaaaagtaagaagaatcCTTGAGGAAAATACGTGGGAAAACTCAAATTGTCTGAACAAAACTATAGTTTTCGAGAACACTttgatcgtcgacgatctatcgttcgatattttaaaCAACGATATCGCCAGAGATATGTTCGAACAAAAATTGAATCAAACTTTTCGAAATATCTCCTTTAATAATTTAAGAGCAAACGAGTTAAATATTCGAGAGATCAGTCCAAAATTGATGAACGATGTTAATTTGAGTGACTTTATGAAATTTGCCGTAACTAGATCGACGACGCAAAATTTGACTGGAAATtatacgttcgatcgattggAAGTCGAGGAACTCGAGATCGACCGTCTAAATGGAATATCGATGAAAGGGTGGAACGATCTGATAGATCGGTTACATAGATCCTATCGTCAAATTTTCGATGGTAACGCGACGCTAGAATCTCTCGCTGTAAAAGGAATGATTCACGCACCGTCGGTAAATGGAATATCATTGGATAAAATGTACGATCCGGAAACTATGGGTACGGTGATCTTCGAAAATGATCTGTACGTGGAAAACCTGACCGTTCATGGTTTAATAAACGATTTCAATTTCACTGAACTCGTTAAGAATGCCGCGTTGAAAACGGACGAAGAAATTATAGTAAATGGTTTGAAAGAATTTGAAAATGTTAGTTGCACGTATCTTGAAATTAAATCGTTCAATGGACGCAGCGTTGAAAATCTTCTCGATCCATACAAGGATCAAGATCTGGCCGGTCCTGTCGTCGTAAACG GCACCGTTAGTGTCGCGGGGAATTTCGATGCAACGGGAAAGATGAATGAAGTACATTTCCGTGACTTGATAAACAGAGTACGAAAATTAGACGATGAAACGTTCGAGCTAAAGTCAAACGTCCGATTTGacaattcgatcgaaatgatCGATCTTACGATCGACGGAACGATCGATGGAACGAATTTCAACGAGTTTAACAAATCCGTGGTATTTAAGAAGGAAGACAACGTTACTTTGTCAGGAGCTAAACGTTTTAAAGGGTCGTTGACGTTCAACGAATCGTTTCTAATCGTCGAGGAAGCTCTAAACGatatcgatttaaaagaattttatgaaaaGGCAATTTTCATCGACGAACCTTTCACGATTAATTCCAGCGTTCTTTTTCAAGAGGATATTGTCGTTGAGAAGAATCTGGAGGTTCTCGAGACTTTGGACGTTAAAACGATCGGTGGGATCGACGTCGAGGGCTTGAAGGATATCGTTGCTCATCTGGATCggcctttcttctttcctg CCGCGATGACGTTCGAGAACGTTAACTTCAATTGCGATATAAACGTCAAACTTTGGAACGACGTAGACATGGACTCGATAATTCCATTAGCCACAGATCAGACGATGTCGAGCGGATTTGTCAGAGCTTTCGACGTCGCCGTCGAAAGGATCGATgttcgaagaaagataaacgGATATAGCTTGAATGAAATTTACACGGATACCTTTATG AAAATTGGTGATCAAAATATTACTGGAAATCTGACGTTTCTTGGCAAAGTTCTTATGCGCCACGATTTTAATCCTCGTCTTATGAATCATGCGAATCCAAAACAGATTCTACTTTTAAATACCAACGATACTGTGATTG GAAATTTCGAGTTTGAAAAACCAGTGGTTCTAAACGGATCTCTAAGAGTCTTGGGACGTTTCAATGAAATAGATCTAATTGGTTGGCACGCAACCGCAGTTACTACGGATTATCTGACGGAGCAATTGGTCTCTGGAAAATGGAAGGTACGCGGGGATGTTTATTTGAGAGAAAGCGTTAAGAACGGAGGACGCTTGAACGGATTCGATTCGTCCGAATTAGCCGACACGTTGATACGAAATTGTTTGGCGATGGAAGCGTCTCTGACGGAATCGACG aCAAAGTTGCCCAATTTATGCAAAAGCGCGCTGAGCATGCAGCATTACGCGGAAACTCAAATCTACAAATTCGACGCTTTCGAGTACCTGCAAGTAATCGATGTGGAAGATCGAATACTGAGCGTCCATTACTTCGAGATAGAGGATCTCGATATACTTCTAATGAGTTACGAAACTTGTCGCTTGGATGCTTTTCAATTTAcaggaagaaaatttaaatcaatAGCGAGTATCCCGGATTTTGGACACGTCGATAATTGGATAACTTTGAATCACAACGACTCGTTTTACTTTCTCGTTATGGGGAAACAAAGCTGTGGAAAAAATTCGACGAATTTATGGAAACTCGATAACGACAGATTCGTTCACGTTTGTCAGTTCGACGATGTCAAAGACGCGAAAAAGTTAAACAACGATACATTTTTGCTGTTGTTCGTGGATCGTTTAGAAAGTCGAACTATCCAACAATTATATAACAACGAATCGTTCCGATCCGATccaaattattatctttctatcgAGGAAGATCAACGATTGAAATTTGTTTCCAATAccgatagaatattattaaataatcgacATACGATCTATGAACTTGATAAGGACCTTAAGAATTATACGTTTTCGAACAACAGCATGGCATCGAAAGAGATCTTTGCCATCGAGGTAGGAATTTTTGAAAAGGGAGCGTTTCTTCACTATGATCAAAGTGTTACCAGGGATCACATATTC GTCAGCGATGATGATTtcaatcgaatgaaaattctaCAAATAATACCGACGAACGATCCAACGTcgttttcaataattaatttcgaggGATTAGTCGagacattattaatttttattgaaaacaaTAGAAGCCTTAAAATCTACGAGTATAAAG GTATTCAAGGCTTCGTTTATCGAGATAACATTAAAATTCAAGCTGAGAAGAtctcgaaattaaaaatacgaaagTATAATGACATGGCGAAGAGACATTGTTTGGCGGTAATTAATAAGAATCGATTAACGATATTAGAAGCTAAAATGCACGGAGAGAGATTGGATATGCCTAAAACGTCATGCGTTATACCTTGA
- the LOC127070890 gene encoding kinesin-like protein KIF6 isoform X1, with protein sequence MGRDVIKVFARLKPEANRENLTKYRILRRPKDHSKEDFLVLLAPFKDDEYVDHRPESWKFSFYRIIEEEANQQDVFEDVGRPVIESVLDGYNGTVFAYGQTGSGKTYTITGKVSTSNSQGIVPRTLSYLFDVIKMHPENVYSVDVAYLEIYNEYGYDLLDRKQQQQQQQVQQAMRLEDLPRVSIQEDEKGKLRLKNLTFHNVKSEDQAMELFLIGDSRRVTADTPTNPQSSRSHCIFTIVVSIKQLGANRYKRAKMHLVDLAGSERVYKCAISGTVLSEAKHINLSLHYLEQVIVCLNQENFSHIPYRNCLLTAILRDSLGGNCMTTMLATLSVSSVNVQETISTCRFAQRVALVRNDARLMLEHDLNSENTLLKLENEKLRKQIEELIKQNENFKSMLSLRENRDDFEKRLDYYKNLVTQRDQEISVLLGSLRKARDKKNRVEVDSNDVEVRSKSKAKAKESTAERLSKTTKLLEVIKKSELGNGMELKETDSGALCKPEMNLSQRKFIEEEEIEKSKIERNVENEDVPRNGENERVSSKKTISLKKSLGANGGVEIDPCKDNRSKLEEESETKRIDKSLHDDSIYSANLSSNRAMTNKFPDLIINDALVNCPVAMTNDRLETQRLQKIIKCNKVDSDFEKNLPLTGDPEIDEEIIAFYKAKRSGGIY encoded by the exons atgGGTAGAGACGTTATCAAAGTTTTTGCCAGATTAAAACCTGAAGCAAACCGCGAAAATCTTACG AAATATCGTATACTTCGCCGACCAAAGGATCACAGCAAAGAAGATTTCTTGGTGTTGCTGGCACCTTTTAAGGACGACGAGTATGTCGATCATCGTCCTGAATCGTGGAAGTTTTC GTTTTACCGTATCATCGAGGAAGAGGCGAATCAGCAAGATGTCTTTGAGGATGTCGGTCGGCCTGTGATCGAGAG TGTCCTCGATGGTTACAATGGTACCGTCTTCGCTTATGGCCAG ACAGGCAGTGGCAAGACCTATACGATAACGGGTAAAGTTTCAACTAGCAATAGCCAAGGTATAGTACCAAGAACCTTGAGTTACCTCTTCGACGTCATTAAGATG CATCCGGAAAACGTTTATTCCGTGGACGTGGCTTATCTGGAGATCTACAACGAATACGGTTACGACTTGCTCGATCgaaagcagcagcagcagcagcagcaggtGCAGCAGGCTATGCGTTTGGAGGATTTACC ACGCGTCAGCATCCAGGAGGACGAAAAGGGAAAACTGCGTCTGAAGAATCTGACCTTCCACAATGTAAAGAGCGAAGACCAGGCGATGGAGTTGTTCCTTATCGGCGATTCTCGTCG cgTTACAGCCGACACTCCTACGAATCCGCAGTCATCGAGATCTCATTGTATCTTTACCATCGTCGTATCGATAAAGCAGCTTGGAGCTAATCGTTACAAGAGAGCCAAAATGCATTTGGTCGATCTAGCAGG ATCCGAACGAGTTTACAAATGCGCGATCAGTGGCACCGTTTTGTCAGAGGCGAAACATATTAACTTGAGCTTGCATTATTTGGAACAAGTTATAGTGTGTTTGAATCAGGAGAATTTTAGTCACATACCTTACAG AAATTGTTTGCTAACTGCTATTTTAAGAGACAGCCTCGGTGGAAATTGCATGACGACGATGCTGGCTACCTTGAGTGTATCTTCCGTCAATGTTCAG GAAACGATATCGACTTGCAGATTTGCTCAAAGAGTCGCTTTAGTTAGGAACGATGCTAGATTGATGTTGGAGCACGATCTGAACAGTGAAAATACGCTTTTGAAATTGGAGAACGAGAAGCTGCGGAAACAAATCGAGGAGTTAATAAAGCAGAACGAAAACTTCAAAAGTATGCTATCTTTGCGAGAAAACAGAGACGATTTCGAAAAGAGATTGGATTATTACAAAAACTTAGTGACTCAACGAGATCAAGAAATTT CTGTGCTACTGGGTTCGTTGAGAAAAGCCAGAGATAAGAAGAATCGCGTGGAAGTAGACAGTAACGACGTGGAGGTACGATCTAAATCGAAAGCCAAAGCGAAAGAAAGTACAG CCGAACGTTTGTCGAAGACGACAAAATTACTcgaagttataaaaaaatccGAGCTTGGAAACGGCATGGAATTAAAGGAAACAGATTCCGGTGCATTATGCAAACCAGAAATGAATTTATcgcaaagaaaatttattgaagaagaagaaatcgaaaaatcgaaaattgaACGAAACGTTGAAAACGAAGATGTTCCTCGTAACGGGGAAAACGAGCGCGTttcgtcgaagaaaacgatttcgttaaaaaaatcattaggCGCGAACGGCGGAGTAGAAATCGATCCTTGTAAAGATAATAGATCGAAATTAGAGGAGGAATCAGAGACgaaaagaatcgataaaaGTTTACACGACGATTCGATTTATTCGGCTAATTTATCTTCGAACAGGGCTATGACCAATAAATTTcctgatttaataataaacgatgcTCTCGTCAACTGTCCCGTAGCAATGACCAATGATCGATTGGAAACGCAACGTTTGCAAAAGATTATAAAGTGCAATAAAGTCGATAGcgatttcgagaaaaatttgCCATTGACGGGCGATCCAGAGATCGACGAAGAGATCATCGCATTTTATAAGGCCAAACGTTCTGGTGGAATTTATTAA
- the LOC127070890 gene encoding kinesin-like protein KIF6 isoform X2: protein MGRDVIKVFARLKPEANRENLTKYRILRRPKDHSKEDFLVLLAPFKDDEYVDHRPESWKFSFYRIIEEEANQQDVFEDVGRPVIESVLDGYNGTVFAYGQTGSGKTYTITGKVSTSNSQGIVPRTLSYLFDVIKMHPENVYSVDVAYLEIYNEYGYDLLDRKQQQQQQQVQQAMRLEDLPRVSIQEDEKGKLRLKNLTFHNVKSEDQAMELFLIGDSRRVTADTPTNPQSSRSHCIFTIVVSIKQLGANRYKRAKMHLVDLAGSERVYKCAISGTVLSEAKHINLSLHYLEQVIVCLNQENFSHIPYRKGRETNQNRFYDRQETISTCRFAQRVALVRNDARLMLEHDLNSENTLLKLENEKLRKQIEELIKQNENFKSMLSLRENRDDFEKRLDYYKNLVTQRDQEISVLLGSLRKARDKKNRVEVDSNDVEVRSKSKAKAKESTAERLSKTTKLLEVIKKSELGNGMELKETDSGALCKPEMNLSQRKFIEEEEIEKSKIERNVENEDVPRNGENERVSSKKTISLKKSLGANGGVEIDPCKDNRSKLEEESETKRIDKSLHDDSIYSANLSSNRAMTNKFPDLIINDALVNCPVAMTNDRLETQRLQKIIKCNKVDSDFEKNLPLTGDPEIDEEIIAFYKAKRSGGIY, encoded by the exons atgGGTAGAGACGTTATCAAAGTTTTTGCCAGATTAAAACCTGAAGCAAACCGCGAAAATCTTACG AAATATCGTATACTTCGCCGACCAAAGGATCACAGCAAAGAAGATTTCTTGGTGTTGCTGGCACCTTTTAAGGACGACGAGTATGTCGATCATCGTCCTGAATCGTGGAAGTTTTC GTTTTACCGTATCATCGAGGAAGAGGCGAATCAGCAAGATGTCTTTGAGGATGTCGGTCGGCCTGTGATCGAGAG TGTCCTCGATGGTTACAATGGTACCGTCTTCGCTTATGGCCAG ACAGGCAGTGGCAAGACCTATACGATAACGGGTAAAGTTTCAACTAGCAATAGCCAAGGTATAGTACCAAGAACCTTGAGTTACCTCTTCGACGTCATTAAGATG CATCCGGAAAACGTTTATTCCGTGGACGTGGCTTATCTGGAGATCTACAACGAATACGGTTACGACTTGCTCGATCgaaagcagcagcagcagcagcagcaggtGCAGCAGGCTATGCGTTTGGAGGATTTACC ACGCGTCAGCATCCAGGAGGACGAAAAGGGAAAACTGCGTCTGAAGAATCTGACCTTCCACAATGTAAAGAGCGAAGACCAGGCGATGGAGTTGTTCCTTATCGGCGATTCTCGTCG cgTTACAGCCGACACTCCTACGAATCCGCAGTCATCGAGATCTCATTGTATCTTTACCATCGTCGTATCGATAAAGCAGCTTGGAGCTAATCGTTACAAGAGAGCCAAAATGCATTTGGTCGATCTAGCAGG ATCCGAACGAGTTTACAAATGCGCGATCAGTGGCACCGTTTTGTCAGAGGCGAAACATATTAACTTGAGCTTGCATTATTTGGAACAAGTTATAGTGTGTTTGAATCAGGAGAATTTTAGTCACATACCTTACAG GAAAGGACGAGAGACGaatcaaaatcgattttacgatCGTCAGGAAACGATATCGACTTGCAGATTTGCTCAAAGAGTCGCTTTAGTTAGGAACGATGCTAGATTGATGTTGGAGCACGATCTGAACAGTGAAAATACGCTTTTGAAATTGGAGAACGAGAAGCTGCGGAAACAAATCGAGGAGTTAATAAAGCAGAACGAAAACTTCAAAAGTATGCTATCTTTGCGAGAAAACAGAGACGATTTCGAAAAGAGATTGGATTATTACAAAAACTTAGTGACTCAACGAGATCAAGAAATTT CTGTGCTACTGGGTTCGTTGAGAAAAGCCAGAGATAAGAAGAATCGCGTGGAAGTAGACAGTAACGACGTGGAGGTACGATCTAAATCGAAAGCCAAAGCGAAAGAAAGTACAG CCGAACGTTTGTCGAAGACGACAAAATTACTcgaagttataaaaaaatccGAGCTTGGAAACGGCATGGAATTAAAGGAAACAGATTCCGGTGCATTATGCAAACCAGAAATGAATTTATcgcaaagaaaatttattgaagaagaagaaatcgaaaaatcgaaaattgaACGAAACGTTGAAAACGAAGATGTTCCTCGTAACGGGGAAAACGAGCGCGTttcgtcgaagaaaacgatttcgttaaaaaaatcattaggCGCGAACGGCGGAGTAGAAATCGATCCTTGTAAAGATAATAGATCGAAATTAGAGGAGGAATCAGAGACgaaaagaatcgataaaaGTTTACACGACGATTCGATTTATTCGGCTAATTTATCTTCGAACAGGGCTATGACCAATAAATTTcctgatttaataataaacgatgcTCTCGTCAACTGTCCCGTAGCAATGACCAATGATCGATTGGAAACGCAACGTTTGCAAAAGATTATAAAGTGCAATAAAGTCGATAGcgatttcgagaaaaatttgCCATTGACGGGCGATCCAGAGATCGACGAAGAGATCATCGCATTTTATAAGGCCAAACGTTCTGGTGGAATTTATTAA